One stretch of Bombus vancouverensis nearcticus chromosome 16, iyBomVanc1_principal, whole genome shotgun sequence DNA includes these proteins:
- the Ccz1 gene encoding vacuolar fusion protein CCZ1 isoform X1, with protein sequence MSSKTEVTLEHFYIFNGTYAKKEGEEEKKILYYYPERDLDVQIKNIGLSEAIIKFAQSFNPGQPCDYCHTHKTRQIYYQPESNFWMVMIVGVPYIWKEKDGNKYTEYQYDEVSSSVCQSILKQAYVMFRLFMGSFDTIINEPDCGSITLLKHKLEHFYSRYLMSLKLNNSDILDVFQGLQFLPLDKITFLRVQCFMNLVEAMFSQVKYTAFLYNDQVVWSGLEPEDMQVVYNYLVSTLLPAHLEKELHEGSMPRNSPSPFTTTHYGKFVTGPSSINEPSLIGKSPKVYINYSTKPVSLYLVVYRALSATICLFVDSKTSLLIDFFKSLDSFLGPQLTTLVSSVAEQCAKHVIVSSESCKYLYFNKLNLAYKSTIHPDNRRCSNVLTTPEVLRVITDIYNDTNKLKEAGEIIIKTMSDYWVVGKLSNLREFFVVIQQKSASIMEIEDDVKKLCEKELKSIFFH encoded by the exons ATGTCATCGAAAACGGAGGTTACATTagaacatttttatatattcaatGGCACATATGCAAAAAAAGAGGGAGAG gaagaaaaaaagattcTCTATTATTATCCAGAAAGAGATTTAGATgttcaaattaaaaatataggaCTCAGCGAAGCAATTATTAAATTTGCGCA ATCATTTAATCCTGGTCAACCATGCGATTATTGTCATACACATAAAACTCGTCAAATTTATTATCAACCAGAATCAAATTTTTGGATGGTGATG ATTGTCGGTGTACCTTACATATGGAAAGAGAAAGATGGTAACAAATATACAGAATATCAATACGATGAAGTTTCTAGCAGTGTTTGTCAATCTATATTGAAGCAAGCGTATGTTATGTTTAGACTATTTATGGGATCATTTGACACCATTATTAATGAACCTGATTGTGGGTCGATAACGTTATTAAAACACAAACTTGAACATTTTTATTCAAGG TATCTAATGTCTTTAAAGTTGAATAATAGTGATATTTTGGATGTTTTCCAAGGCTTACAATTCTTACCTCTTgacaaaataacatttttacggGTTCAATGTTTTATGAATCTTGTAGAAGCCATGTTTTCTCAAGTGAAATATACTGCATTTCTTTACAACGATCAAGTCGTGTG GAGTGGTTTGGAGCCGGAGGATATGCAAGTAGTTTATAATTATCTAGTAAGTACGCTTTTACCAGCTCATCTTGAAAAAGAATTACACGAGGGTTCAATGCCTAGAAATTCACCTTCACCATTTACTACCACTCACTATGGAAA aTTTGTCACTGGCCCATCTAGTATTAATGAACCAAGCTTAATTGGTAAATCTCCTAAAGTATATATCAATTATTCTACAAAACCGGTGTCGTtatatttagttgtttacagaGCATTAAGCGCTACAATATGTTTGTTTGTTGACA GCAAAACAAGTTTGTTAATAGATTTCTTTAAAAGCCTGGATAGTTTTCTTGGCCCACAATTAACTACACTTGTTAGTTCGGTTGCAGAACAATGTGCTAAACACGTAATAGTTTCGTCGGAATCTTGCAAGTACCTGTATTTTAATAAACTTAATTTAGCGTATAAAAGTACAATACATCCGGATAATAGGCGATGTTCTAATGTGCTTACAACGCCCGAAGTGTTGAGAGTTATCACTGATATATATAATGACACCAATAA aTTAAAAGAGGCTGGAGAGATAATTATAAAAACTATGAGCGATTATTGGGTTGTTGGAAAGTTATCGAACTTGAGGGAAttttttgtagttattcaacaAAAAAGTGCAAGTATAATGGAAATAGAAG atgACGTGAAAAAACTATgtgaaaaagaattaaaaagtatatttttccATTAA
- the Ccz1 gene encoding vacuolar fusion protein CCZ1 isoform X2, producing the protein MSSKTEVTLEHFYIFNGTYAKKEGEAKKKILYYYPERDLDVQIKNIGLSEAIIKFAQSFNPGQPCDYCHTHKTRQIYYQPESNFWMVMIVGVPYIWKEKDGNKYTEYQYDEVSSSVCQSILKQAYVMFRLFMGSFDTIINEPDCGSITLLKHKLEHFYSRYLMSLKLNNSDILDVFQGLQFLPLDKITFLRVQCFMNLVEAMFSQVKYTAFLYNDQVVWSGLEPEDMQVVYNYLVSTLLPAHLEKELHEGSMPRNSPSPFTTTHYGKFVTGPSSINEPSLIGKSPKVYINYSTKPVSLYLVVYRALSATICLFVDSKTSLLIDFFKSLDSFLGPQLTTLVSSVAEQCAKHVIVSSESCKYLYFNKLNLAYKSTIHPDNRRCSNVLTTPEVLRVITDIYNDTNKLKEAGEIIIKTMSDYWVVGKLSNLREFFVVIQQKSASIMEIEDDVKKLCEKELKSIFFH; encoded by the exons ATGTCATCGAAAACGGAGGTTACATTagaacatttttatatattcaatGGCACATATGCAAAAAAAGAGGGAGAGGcaa aaaaaaagattcTCTATTATTATCCAGAAAGAGATTTAGATgttcaaattaaaaatataggaCTCAGCGAAGCAATTATTAAATTTGCGCA ATCATTTAATCCTGGTCAACCATGCGATTATTGTCATACACATAAAACTCGTCAAATTTATTATCAACCAGAATCAAATTTTTGGATGGTGATG ATTGTCGGTGTACCTTACATATGGAAAGAGAAAGATGGTAACAAATATACAGAATATCAATACGATGAAGTTTCTAGCAGTGTTTGTCAATCTATATTGAAGCAAGCGTATGTTATGTTTAGACTATTTATGGGATCATTTGACACCATTATTAATGAACCTGATTGTGGGTCGATAACGTTATTAAAACACAAACTTGAACATTTTTATTCAAGG TATCTAATGTCTTTAAAGTTGAATAATAGTGATATTTTGGATGTTTTCCAAGGCTTACAATTCTTACCTCTTgacaaaataacatttttacggGTTCAATGTTTTATGAATCTTGTAGAAGCCATGTTTTCTCAAGTGAAATATACTGCATTTCTTTACAACGATCAAGTCGTGTG GAGTGGTTTGGAGCCGGAGGATATGCAAGTAGTTTATAATTATCTAGTAAGTACGCTTTTACCAGCTCATCTTGAAAAAGAATTACACGAGGGTTCAATGCCTAGAAATTCACCTTCACCATTTACTACCACTCACTATGGAAA aTTTGTCACTGGCCCATCTAGTATTAATGAACCAAGCTTAATTGGTAAATCTCCTAAAGTATATATCAATTATTCTACAAAACCGGTGTCGTtatatttagttgtttacagaGCATTAAGCGCTACAATATGTTTGTTTGTTGACA GCAAAACAAGTTTGTTAATAGATTTCTTTAAAAGCCTGGATAGTTTTCTTGGCCCACAATTAACTACACTTGTTAGTTCGGTTGCAGAACAATGTGCTAAACACGTAATAGTTTCGTCGGAATCTTGCAAGTACCTGTATTTTAATAAACTTAATTTAGCGTATAAAAGTACAATACATCCGGATAATAGGCGATGTTCTAATGTGCTTACAACGCCCGAAGTGTTGAGAGTTATCACTGATATATATAATGACACCAATAA aTTAAAAGAGGCTGGAGAGATAATTATAAAAACTATGAGCGATTATTGGGTTGTTGGAAAGTTATCGAACTTGAGGGAAttttttgtagttattcaacaAAAAAGTGCAAGTATAATGGAAATAGAAG atgACGTGAAAAAACTATgtgaaaaagaattaaaaagtatatttttccATTAA
- the Der-2 gene encoding derlin 2, whose amino-acid sequence MAYQTFRQEYMQIPVVTRAYTTACVITSLAVQLDLVSPFRLYFNPTLIIEQYQLWRLITTFLFFGNMGFNFLFNMIFTYRYCRMLEEGSFRRRTADFVMMFIFGGICMITFAFFVNLLFLGHALTVMLVYVWSRRNPFVRLNFFGLLNFQAPYLPWVLLGFSVLLGNTIWVDLVGMAVGHMYYFAEDVFPRLRGGFRVLKTPQILKTLFDAHPEDPDYTPPPEDRPGGFNWGQEANMQ is encoded by the exons ATGGCCTATCAAACTTTCCGGCAGGAGTACATGCAAATACCTGTGGTGACACGAGCTTACACAACAGCTTGTGTCATCACGTCTCTTGCTGTG CAACTAGATTTGGTATCACCATTTCGATTGTATTTTAATCCCACGTTGATCATTGAACAATATCAG CTATGGAGATTGATAACTACATTTTTATTCTTTGGAAATATGGgtttcaattttcttttcaatatgATCTTTACTTATCGATACTGTCGAATGTTAGAGGAAGGATCGTTTCGCAGAAGAACAGCTGATTTTGTAATGATGTTCATTTTTGGGGGCATATGTATGATT ACATTTGcattttttgttaatttgttaTTCCTGGGCCATGCATTGACAGTTATGTTGGTTTATGTTTGGTCTCGGAGAAACCCATTTGTTAGATTAAACTTTTTTGGACTTTTAAATTTCCAA gCACCATATTTGCCTTGGGTGCTTCTTGGGTTTTCTGTACTTCTTGGTAATACAATTTGGGTCGATCTAGTCGGAATGGCTGTGGGACATATGTATTACTTTGCAGAAGATGTATTTCCGCGTTTACGAGGAGGTTTCCGTGTTCTTAAAACTCCACAAATACT TAAGACTTTGTTTGACGCACACCCAGAAGATCCAGATTATACTCCACCGCCTGAAGATCGTCCTGGTGGATTTAATTGGGGTCAAGAAGCCAATATGCAATGA
- the LOC117160177 gene encoding protein phosphatase PTC7 homolog isoform X4 — translation MMKILGVADGVGGWRHYGIDPGEFSSFLMRTCERLVSMGRFKPSEPAGLLARSYYELLESKQPILGSSTACVIVLNKETSSICAANIGDSGFVVVRKGEVVHRSSEQQHYFNTPFQLSLPPPGHSGLVLSDSPESADTSSFGVEDGDVILLATDGVFDNVPDQLLITEMRKVQGERDPTKIQGVANSIAWMARSLAFDGAFMSPFAQSARENGIDTIGGKPDDITVLLATVAI, via the exons ATGATGAAGATTTTAG GCGTAGCGGATGGTGTAGGCGGATGGAGGCATTATGGAATCGATCCAGGAGAGTTTTCTAGTTTCCTCATGAGAACTTGTGAAAGACTGGTCTCTATGGGCAGGTTCAAACCTTCTGAACCAGCTGGTTTATTAGCACGTAGTTACTATGAATTACTAGAAAGTAAACAACCCATATTAG GTAGCAGTACTGCATGCGTTATAGTTCTCAATAAAGAAACAAGCAGCATTTGTGCAGCTAATATCGGTGATAGTGGCTTCGTAGTTGTAAGAAAAGGAGAAGTAGTTCATCGTTCTTCCGAACAACAACACTACTTTAATACCCCGTTTCAGTTGTCTCTTCCACCTCCAGGACATTCTGGTCTGGTGCTTAGCGACAG tcCAGAATCTGCGGATACTTCGAGTTTTGGAGTTGAAGATGGTGATGTAATTCTTTTAGCAACAGATGGGGTATTTGATAATGTGCCTGATCAATTACTTATCACGGAAATGCGTAAAGTTCAAGGAGAAAGAGATCCTACTAAGATACAGGGAGTTGCCAACTCGATAGCCTGGATGGCTCGTAGTTTAGCTTTTGACGGCGCATTTATGTCTCCATTTGCACAAAGTGCTAGagagaacggaattgatactaTAG GTGGTAAACCAGATGACATTACAGTGCTTTTAGCAACGGTGGCAATATAA
- the LOC117160177 gene encoding protein phosphatase PTC7 homolog isoform X1 yields MQSIYWTGRLLSRTIWNGISNYTACADPNVNKRREASFISAVCGFPKDFTRGRIRKGQFGDDAWFSAKFKTVEVIGVADGVGGWRHYGIDPGEFSSFLMRTCERLVSMGRFKPSEPAGLLARSYYELLESKQPILGSSTACVIVLNKETSSICAANIGDSGFVVVRKGEVVHRSSEQQHYFNTPFQLSLPPPGHSGLVLSDSPESADTSSFGVEDGDVILLATDGVFDNVPDQLLITEMRKVQGERDPTKIQGVANSIAWMARSLAFDGAFMSPFAQSARENGIDTIGGKPDDITVLLATVAI; encoded by the exons ATGCAGTCCATTTATTGGACCGGGAGGCTGCTGTCTCGGACGATATGGAATGGCATATCAAATTATACAGCGTGCGCTGATCCTAACGTGAATAAACGCCGCGAAGCATCTTTCATTTCGGCTGTGTGTGGTTTTCCGAAAGATTTTACACGAGGACGTATACGTAAGGGACAGTTCGGTGATGATGCTTGGTTTAGTGCCAAATTCAAGACTGTCGAAGTAATAG GCGTAGCGGATGGTGTAGGCGGATGGAGGCATTATGGAATCGATCCAGGAGAGTTTTCTAGTTTCCTCATGAGAACTTGTGAAAGACTGGTCTCTATGGGCAGGTTCAAACCTTCTGAACCAGCTGGTTTATTAGCACGTAGTTACTATGAATTACTAGAAAGTAAACAACCCATATTAG GTAGCAGTACTGCATGCGTTATAGTTCTCAATAAAGAAACAAGCAGCATTTGTGCAGCTAATATCGGTGATAGTGGCTTCGTAGTTGTAAGAAAAGGAGAAGTAGTTCATCGTTCTTCCGAACAACAACACTACTTTAATACCCCGTTTCAGTTGTCTCTTCCACCTCCAGGACATTCTGGTCTGGTGCTTAGCGACAG tcCAGAATCTGCGGATACTTCGAGTTTTGGAGTTGAAGATGGTGATGTAATTCTTTTAGCAACAGATGGGGTATTTGATAATGTGCCTGATCAATTACTTATCACGGAAATGCGTAAAGTTCAAGGAGAAAGAGATCCTACTAAGATACAGGGAGTTGCCAACTCGATAGCCTGGATGGCTCGTAGTTTAGCTTTTGACGGCGCATTTATGTCTCCATTTGCACAAAGTGCTAGagagaacggaattgatactaTAG GTGGTAAACCAGATGACATTACAGTGCTTTTAGCAACGGTGGCAATATAA
- the LOC117160177 gene encoding protein phosphatase PTC7 homolog isoform X3, which translates to MFYVLYFFLSFQLYPSIPILCQKEKHFGVADGVGGWRHYGIDPGEFSSFLMRTCERLVSMGRFKPSEPAGLLARSYYELLESKQPILGSSTACVIVLNKETSSICAANIGDSGFVVVRKGEVVHRSSEQQHYFNTPFQLSLPPPGHSGLVLSDSPESADTSSFGVEDGDVILLATDGVFDNVPDQLLITEMRKVQGERDPTKIQGVANSIAWMARSLAFDGAFMSPFAQSARENGIDTIGGKPDDITVLLATVAI; encoded by the exons ATGTTTTACGTTTTATACTTTTTCTTGTCGTTCCAATTATATCCATCGATACCGATTCTCTGTCAAAAAGAAAAACATTTCG GCGTAGCGGATGGTGTAGGCGGATGGAGGCATTATGGAATCGATCCAGGAGAGTTTTCTAGTTTCCTCATGAGAACTTGTGAAAGACTGGTCTCTATGGGCAGGTTCAAACCTTCTGAACCAGCTGGTTTATTAGCACGTAGTTACTATGAATTACTAGAAAGTAAACAACCCATATTAG GTAGCAGTACTGCATGCGTTATAGTTCTCAATAAAGAAACAAGCAGCATTTGTGCAGCTAATATCGGTGATAGTGGCTTCGTAGTTGTAAGAAAAGGAGAAGTAGTTCATCGTTCTTCCGAACAACAACACTACTTTAATACCCCGTTTCAGTTGTCTCTTCCACCTCCAGGACATTCTGGTCTGGTGCTTAGCGACAG tcCAGAATCTGCGGATACTTCGAGTTTTGGAGTTGAAGATGGTGATGTAATTCTTTTAGCAACAGATGGGGTATTTGATAATGTGCCTGATCAATTACTTATCACGGAAATGCGTAAAGTTCAAGGAGAAAGAGATCCTACTAAGATACAGGGAGTTGCCAACTCGATAGCCTGGATGGCTCGTAGTTTAGCTTTTGACGGCGCATTTATGTCTCCATTTGCACAAAGTGCTAGagagaacggaattgatactaTAG GTGGTAAACCAGATGACATTACAGTGCTTTTAGCAACGGTGGCAATATAA
- the LOC117160177 gene encoding protein phosphatase PTC7 homolog isoform X2, with protein MQSIYWTGRLLSRTIWNGISNYTACADPNVNKRREASFISAVCGFPKDFTRGRIRKGQFGDDAWFSAKFKTVEVIGVADGVGGWRHYGIDPGEFSSFLMRTCERLVSMGRFKPSEPAGLLARSSTACVIVLNKETSSICAANIGDSGFVVVRKGEVVHRSSEQQHYFNTPFQLSLPPPGHSGLVLSDSPESADTSSFGVEDGDVILLATDGVFDNVPDQLLITEMRKVQGERDPTKIQGVANSIAWMARSLAFDGAFMSPFAQSARENGIDTIGGKPDDITVLLATVAI; from the exons ATGCAGTCCATTTATTGGACCGGGAGGCTGCTGTCTCGGACGATATGGAATGGCATATCAAATTATACAGCGTGCGCTGATCCTAACGTGAATAAACGCCGCGAAGCATCTTTCATTTCGGCTGTGTGTGGTTTTCCGAAAGATTTTACACGAGGACGTATACGTAAGGGACAGTTCGGTGATGATGCTTGGTTTAGTGCCAAATTCAAGACTGTCGAAGTAATAG GCGTAGCGGATGGTGTAGGCGGATGGAGGCATTATGGAATCGATCCAGGAGAGTTTTCTAGTTTCCTCATGAGAACTTGTGAAAGACTGGTCTCTATGGGCAGGTTCAAACCTTCTGAACCAGCTGGTTTATTAGCAC GTAGCAGTACTGCATGCGTTATAGTTCTCAATAAAGAAACAAGCAGCATTTGTGCAGCTAATATCGGTGATAGTGGCTTCGTAGTTGTAAGAAAAGGAGAAGTAGTTCATCGTTCTTCCGAACAACAACACTACTTTAATACCCCGTTTCAGTTGTCTCTTCCACCTCCAGGACATTCTGGTCTGGTGCTTAGCGACAG tcCAGAATCTGCGGATACTTCGAGTTTTGGAGTTGAAGATGGTGATGTAATTCTTTTAGCAACAGATGGGGTATTTGATAATGTGCCTGATCAATTACTTATCACGGAAATGCGTAAAGTTCAAGGAGAAAGAGATCCTACTAAGATACAGGGAGTTGCCAACTCGATAGCCTGGATGGCTCGTAGTTTAGCTTTTGACGGCGCATTTATGTCTCCATTTGCACAAAGTGCTAGagagaacggaattgatactaTAG GTGGTAAACCAGATGACATTACAGTGCTTTTAGCAACGGTGGCAATATAA